The following DNA comes from Eubalaena glacialis isolate mEubGla1 chromosome 1, mEubGla1.1.hap2.+ XY, whole genome shotgun sequence.
AGGGGCATCTCCATCTGTGGTTAGGTGGCTTTAAAGGGCTGGTAGGCCTGGTGGCTGCGGTTCGGCAGGCTGTGGCACGGGTGGCTCGGGTGGCTTGGATAACCCTCGTGGCCATGGTGGCAATGGCTATGGAAGGTGTGCGTGTGGTTGGCACCAGCTGTGGTGGTTTCCTGCTGGGTGAGGAAATTCCCTTTCAGCTTCATCTCCACCTCCTCGAGGGCCTTCAGCTCCTCCTGGCTGATGTCCTTGGACTCCAGGTGGCCTGAGTTCTGGCAAGCCATGGCACGCTGCAACATGGAGGCAGCCAGCTGCTGCCCCTTGGTGTCAATCTCCTTGGTACAGGCAGCCACGGCGGCCCACGTGGCCTCATCCGTGGATGAGGATTTCCCAGACTCCTTGTGGGTCTCTTTGGTCACTGAGGTCCCAGACATCCTCTGCTTGCTGGTCAAGGGCTCCTGGTGAAGAGCCATGCCCTCTTCTCCTTGCCTCGTGGTGAAGGTCTCCACACGAATCGTGGTGCTGGCCTCCCCCCTGCCACTCTCAGGCTGGGGAGCGGCACCGCCTCTGCTGGCCCCAGCGCTGTGGCTGCAGGTGGAGTTGCTGCCGGCAGCCAGCTTCTCTTCAGAAAGACAGCTAAAGTGCGATTTGATCCAGCTCTCATTCCTGGCTTTTTCGCTTTCTGGTGGCTCTTGCTCGTCTTGTGCAGTCTCAGAAtctgtcttccttctcctcttcctctgcatCCACAACATGAGGCCTCCACCTCCGAGTAAGAGGGCGGTCCCCAGCACCACCCTGCATGATGGTTGCTGGATGAGCTCCAAGAAGGCCTCCAGGACCCCACGCCAGGCGGGCAGAGCTAAGAGCACACTGAGAGTGGGGGAGCCCAGATGGTATGGCTCATGCTTGAAAGGACAGGCTCCCTGAGGTTGTCTGGCAGGCAGGCCCCCCGCTGTGCCCTCCCTAGAATGCCCCTCCCACCTCAGCAATGAACCCCATTGTGAGGAAGCTGGttgaggggcggggcggggaaaGGCCACAGGATCTTTTATGTCTAGTCTGACAGGCATGGGCTGAGGCCTGGGACCTTTCTCCCACCCTGACAGCTGTCCCCAAGGTCAGTGGAAGGGTAGCTTCCCCAATTCTGAGTCCCTTCTGCCTCCTGCTTGTGACCTATTCTGCAACTCAGGCCTTCTTATCCTCCAGTCTTTGGTTTCTCTTCCTCCCCATCTGATGGTGCCCACGGGGCAGAGGCTGCTGGGTCAAGCTGGCCATGGTTGAAAGACCCCCTTGGCTGGGCTGGCATCCATTCCTGGCTGCCTAAGGCTAGTGTCTCCCTCCATGAAGGGCCTAGCCCCACTGCCAGCTCAGTGTATTCTATCCCCACTTACAGCCCCCAGCCCCATAACAGAGAGGGTCCAGAAGCCAAAGGGGTCCAGAAAGGAGCTCATTCTGGAATAACATGAAGTCACAATTGGGGGGAAGACAAGCAGTAGGCTGAGAAGGCAGAATACACAGGACAGGAGACTTCAGCCCGTCCCAGATCCCTGGGGCCATTTCAGGATGGGGGCTGCTACCTCTTGCCTTAGTGATGCACCTGCAAACCCAGAATTTGCCCCCAACTCCCCTGTAAGTGGGCACAGTTCAGGTTATGAGTGGGTGGGCCAGCTGGCCAGGCTCTCTGTAGGTACAGACGGCTGAGAGTCTGACCGTCAAACCCAAGTTATACCCAGGGCCTCTCAGGGTAGAAACAGGCCTGGGCCACTCCCAGAGGCATATAACACATTTTTCAATGCCAAATAGGGTTATAAAAATTgtgatattttaaacaaaatattttatttaacaaactaATGGctttaatatacacaaaatattaTACCTTATCACAAGAAACCATAGTCTTTCCTTCATAATAAGGGAATAAGACAGAAGCTTAAGGTTTTCTGGGAATCATCATCTCCCTGATCCTGCTGGAGTAACTCTGGGGTCATCCACTaacctcatttggaaataacaATTCAAAGTTCATCTCTGAGGTTGTTTGTGGGTGTGAGTTCAGGGAGCAATGGCCCTTCTGCAAAAACCCTTCCCTCTGGTCTCCGGTcataagttttatttaaaaagaatactCTTTATTCAAATAATTAGTACAAATTAACTAtgctgaaaaaaataagtaaataataaatagagCTGCACAGTTTCAGGCAATGCCTTTCTGAAGAATCTCTTAACTCTTCACTGATTCATCAAGGGCAGGTTCCCATCTCCTCTTTGGAGGACCTTTAACTCATTGCAGGAGGCCCTGGCAATGTGATATGTGATggttccctcccctgcccctgagCTTGGGCTGCAAAAGGGGGTGAGGATCCAGCAAGAGAGACATAGATTTTCGCGCTAGAGTGGCTCACTGCTCCCTTCCTGGGCATCCTGGCTGCATCCTGCGAGCTGTGACTGGGCCCTATGGCCCGATGTTGTCTGTGCCAGGGCCTCGGGTTTGGGTTCCTTGGGAGGACTATGTTGAATGCTGTGGCCCAGTTCCCATTCTAAAATGAGGAAGCCAgatcagagaggttcagtgattTTTCCATGGTCGCCGTAACTGGCAGAACTAGAACTCCTACAGGTCTTCTAACTCCGGGTGTTGGGCTCTTCTACACAGTGCCCCGCTCCCCCATGTGCGGGGGTAAGAGAGAGCTGAGGTGGGAGCTGGTGCCTGCGTAGTTTACCAGTGGCCAGCCTGCCAAAccctctgcagcctgtgctcctccTAGGCACCCCTGTCCCCACTGCAGCAGTgcgttggggggagggggaaggaagggtcCAGAGGAGAGCCTGGGGCGCAGGCAGACACTGGATGCAAGGtctaccctccccaccccttgcaCTAGGGTGTCCTTGAACCTGGGAGGTGAAGCAGAGTCTTCGCTTAGAGATTCAAGGAGCTTCTCACTTTGCTTCAAGAGATCCGGGCCTCAGCCCAAACCTTCAGGCTCCGATGAGCTGAGCCCCAGCAGAAGTGTACTTAGAGTTTGTGTCACTGCTCAGCGTGGACGTCCACAGGGCATTCACTGTCCGCTAGGGAAGGGTCACATCGCCTCAGCACTGAGATACGAATGGGGTCTCAGTCAGGCCAGCGGGCACTGTCACAATGCGGCTCTGCCCGCCGTGGCGATCGTACTGTCATTCTAATCATCGTTATCATTGGAATCCACACCTTCTAATGTACATCGCCCTTCACAATTTACAGCATGTTTTCACTTGCATTCTCTCAGATTCTTCTCCCAACCCTCCTATGATGTGGCCATTATTACTCCCACGtgtcagatggggaaactgaggtttagagagattTATCTCACAGCTAAGTCAGTGGCCGAGCTGTGGTTTGAATCGAGAGTGCATGTTCCGAACTGCTCCACTGCATCACCCCAGTCGGAACCACTCCATTCCCAAGTTGGTGCCCATCAGGGTCTATTTATTAGAATCTGGCCTAGCGACTCATCAGTCAGTGCAGTGGAGTGAAAACGAGCATGGCTGTGCAgtcagacctgagttcaaatcccagctcagccatttattagctgagtgaccttgggcaagtgatctCGTCACTCTGAGCCCCAGCTTcccgtctgtgaaatggggctattGAGAGCACTGCCTCAGGGAACTGTCACGGGTGATGGAtgagggtgggcagggcaggatgGGCGGAATTTGCCGCTTCTTTTATCTTCATTTATCGTGCCTGTGGCTGTGTTGTATGTTGAGTGTCACAAATATGATCTGGTCCCTGATCTCAGAGAGGGGAGGCCCATGTGTAACGGGGGAAACGAGTCAGAGGATCCAGGACAGGAATTAATTTGGCCGAGGGAGGCTTTGCCCAGAAGAGAGTGTGCAAACAAGGCTTTGAGGGAGATGAGCCCGCTGGCGGGGCTGCCACATGACACCCCGCTACCCTCACACCTGCACAGAGTGGCTGGTTGACAAAGGCTTTCACATCCATTATCTAGTTTGATCCTCACAATAACACTGGGCTAAGAACTTCAACAgtttacagctggggaaactgaggcagacgaGGTTCAGTCCAAGATCACAGGCCAGCAGTTAGCTTCCTGCTTGTCGACTGACTCGAGACCAATGCCCTCTGTTCCTCTCCCGTAATAAAATGACTCCCAGGGTACCCGACTGACCAAGAGCAGCTCGAAAGAGCCTGTGTACCCTCCTCTGGTTGCTGGCTGAGGAGACCAGGGTCATTCACATCTCCCCAACTCCCACAGCGGACAGACCCCACTTACCTCGGAAGGGAAAGGTGCCCAGTTTGTGCAGATTCTCCTCCAGTTTCCCATAGTCCACCTCGGCCGTGGCAGTGAAGGGGGTGGTCACAGGGGGGTAGATGCCTGAGATGtccaccttcctcccctcccccgagGCCCAGCCCCCCACGGTGCTGGACAAGGCCCTGCTCAGCCCCTGCCTCACAGAGGACCAGACTCGGGGGCCCAGCATCTCCACAGGAGGCTCAAAGCCCTGCTGGTCTCTGCCCCCGAGGGATGCTGAGTTTGGACTCCTTCCTACCCCAGTTAATGATCAACGTGTCTGGTTAAAAATTTGCTGCACCCTGACTTGTTGGCCCTCAGGCAGGCCTGGGCTGGGTGTTTCCAGGGTCAGAGGCTAGGCCTGTTGGCTCCAGGGAGGTCTTCCCTCCCCCTGGGGAGCAGCTGGAGAAATGCCACAACCCAGTGTCCCTGTGGCCAGACGGAGGACTGGTTCTTGGGGTCCTTACACAAAAGGGTGCCTCCAGTGGGGCCCGGCCCGCCTCCCACAATTCCCAGCCCCAAAGCCAGGAGCCAGGCTGGCTTCCCGGCTTCTGCGTTGCGAGCTGGGCGGAGCCGATTGGCTGAGCCGGCCCTTCCCTGTGGGAGGCGAGGCTGGCTGGATGAGGAGCTGCCTGTGATCTGCCGCCCCTCAACTGCCCCACTCCCCTGCCAAGCTCCTCCCGCCAAGCCTGCCACGTGACAGGCCCGTGCTGGTCACACACAGCCCCACAGGTCAGCTGTCACCAGGAGGGGACCCCAGGACAAGTGCCCTGGGAAGCTGATCCACGCTGGGACTTGGGAAGTGGGGTGGcaggaaagaagcaaaaagagGCCTTGTTAGGAAAAGCAGCAGGGCTGGCTCAGGGGGGGCCAAAGGGCTCCAAGTTCCCCTCTTGCCTGAGCCCACCCTTGCTCCCAGTCTTCCTTCATTCCTAAATATTTCAGGCACAAATAGAAATGAACATCACACACagcaaaaatgactttttttaaaattgcggTAGCTTGTGGGTGCTCCTGGGGCGTACACAGAGGAATGGTGTGGTCCTCAGCTCTGGGGGCCATTCTTATGACCCTCCGGCTGTACGCAGGGGACAGGCCAGGTGCCTGGCTGGGCTGGGACAGTCGTTTACTGGGCTGGCACAGGCTGCGGGGTCTCCCGCCCACTCTCGGCAGACCCTTCCAGCCCGTTCTGCTCTGACCCCGGCTCTGGGTGCTCCAGAGCGTGCCGGGTGTCAGCCTGCCACAGCTGCACCAGGTCCGTGGGGGTCTTTCCTTTCTGGGGGAAACAAGAGGATATCTAGTCACCGTTCAGAAGTCTGTACGAAGAGATGCCCTCATCTACGCCAGTGGTTCCCAACTGGGAGCaactggcaatgtctggagacatttttggttatgaCACTGGAGgaggggatgctactggcatcttgagtagaggccagggatgctgctcaagcATCcgataatgcacaggacagtccccccaCGACAAAGAATTATCCCGCCCAAAACGTGTGAGGTTGAGAAGCCCTCATTTTCACCTTCCCCTTATCTTCCTAACTTTCCCATTATCTCCTCagcctctctttttcctttcatatagctagctttttttaaaaaattgaagtatagttgatgtacaatattatataagttacaggtgcacaatacagtgattcacagtttttaaaggttatactccacttatagttattataaaatatttgctatattccgtgttgtacaatatatccttgtagcttatatcatacataacagtttgtacctcttaatcccctacccctatattgcatCCCCCAGCCTTTCTTGAGTCAAGGTCCCCCCTTACCCAATTCTCCTCTCTTTTGTGATTGCTCTGGGCCCCAAAGAAGAGCTTGGACAGGGGGACATAGGTTCCTAAAGGAACTGGAGGATCACAGGAGCCAACACAGGGTGCTGGGAACAATCGTGCTGACTGAGTGCTTAGCTTCCTTCTGGCTCTGTCCCTCCACGATTTTGGCCTCCCTGAGCCTGGACATTAGGACCCCCTGTGGTCTACTTGGGGGCCTTTGGGAAATCCTCCTCCTGTTCCTCCTGGCTGTTTTCTCCACTTAGATTTTCTGGATGTAGAGAAGCATAGAGAGAGTTGGGAAGCCGGGTGGGCCCCCAATCTCCCGGGGCCCAGAGAAACCCTCCACTGTGAGACTGCCCCAAGGGCAGGCCGGCCGAGTCTTGCTCAGTTCTGTATTTCTTccaagtgcccagcacagggcctaggAGAGCAGTGCACATTGTTTACTGAATCAGGAAAGGAGTGAACTTACCAGGTTCTTGCTCATCATGTCAGCCCCGTGCAGGAGCAGCAGTTTGATGATTTTGTAGCGATTGAGCCTCACGGCGTCATGCAGGGCACTGTCCCCTTCCTAGAGCCAGTGAGACATTCAGCATGGCCCACGGGGGCATGTGGGAGCCCGCAGGGGGCATAGGGAGCCCCCTATGGTGGGGCTGGCCATGAAGGAACCCAGACACTCACTCTGTCTTTGGCATTGATGTCCAGGCCCAGGGATAGAAAGTGTTCCACGATCTCCACGTGCCCCGTCCGGACTGCCACATGCAGGGGGGTGCTCAGCAGCTGGGTGGGGAGGAATCAGGAAATGCTGGCTGAAGGGACCCGGACTGTGATGCCTCTGGAAGGGGGGGCTGTCTTAACTCTAGCCTAATCCTTCTCCCAAGGAGGGGCAGGGAACGCTGTAATTTCCCATCACCCTATCTGATGATCAGCTCTAAGGCATTACCTGCCACTCCTCGGGGAAGCCTTCTATGATTCCCCTCTCACCCGGATGTGAGCAACTGCTCACTCCTCtgcccttttaaaataattataatagatgCCATTTATTGAGAGATGACTATGCGATGAGCACAGCAAAAGCTTACAAAACATTAGCCttatgttgaataaataattaatttatatacattttcccaTCCAATCTATACAAGAACTCTGCAAggcattttatagatgagcaacagaggctcagaggctgTCACTTGTTCAAGGTTATATACAAAGGACTGGGTGAGTTAAAAATGgtggatgaataaataagtgaacagatgaataaatgaatggatggatggatagacagacagatagaaggATGATGAACGATTGCATGGGTGAACAAATCCATCTTTGGGGGGGTCCCAAAGCCACCCAGATAGTGGATCTCTTCTGCTCCCCTCTCCTCTGCACTTCCTGCTCCCATTCCCAGATGGTGGTCTCCAAGGGGCTGCAGTTGATGGCAAGGACCCATCCCTGGGCTCTGCAGCCACTCCAGAAACCAGACTAGCTCACTACCTTCCTGCTCTCTGCTTTTCtaccctctgcttctctccccGCCACCCCTCCACCCTGCTACCCCAACATCTGTGAGCATTATGGCCTCACCTTATCCCTCACATTGGTGTCTGCTCCCCGGCTTTGCAGAAGCTTCACCACCTCCAAGTGGCCCCCACGGCAGGCCCAATGCATGGCTGTGCAGTCCAGCTAGAAAGGAAGGGTGGAGCCTAATTGCAGAGCTTCAGGGATGAAAGTGCCCTGGGGGAAAGGACCCCAGCCAAGA
Coding sequences within:
- the C1H10orf62 gene encoding uncharacterized protein C10orf62 homolog, with translation MPVRLDIKDPVAFPRPAPQPASSQWGSLLRWEGHSREGTAGGLPARQPQGACPFKHEPYHLGSPTLSVLLALPAWRGVLEAFLELIQQPSCRVVLGTALLLGGGGLMLWMQRKRRRKTDSETAQDEQEPPESEKARNESWIKSHFSCLSEEKLAAGSNSTCSHSAGASRGGAAPQPESGRGEASTTIRVETFTTRQGEEGMALHQEPLTSKQRMSGTSVTKETHKESGKSSSTDEATWAAVAACTKEIDTKGQQLAASMLQRAMACQNSGHLESKDISQEELKALEEVEMKLKGNFLTQQETTTAGANHTHTFHSHCHHGHEGYPSHPSHPCHSLPNRSHQAYQPFKAT